The following proteins are co-located in the Maridesulfovibrio sp. genome:
- a CDS encoding LysR substrate-binding domain-containing protein — protein sequence MRMRQLRYFQAVAEELHFGKAAERLHIQQPPLSRQIQNLEEELEVELFKRTNRKVELTDEGKYFLKEAKEMLSIMDRSKTTLQAMGNGTAGKLKVSFIYLALSSAFPEIMGDFIHNYPEIDVVLHDENTYVQVNAVKEGTRHVGFVTMKLVDLHGLASMTVHKCESCAAIPASHPLAQKEVLTLKDLSELPYICSTDSYCRMRVKEMQRIFGERDLELKIGMQYERKHTGNVFVAAGLGWTVINSDSAGTIPDGIALKPLEIELHPFEIGMIWNPERITPLVRNFIEFYKGRIGE from the coding sequence ATGCGCATGCGTCAACTTCGCTACTTTCAAGCCGTTGCCGAAGAACTTCATTTTGGAAAGGCTGCGGAAAGGCTCCATATTCAACAACCGCCACTCAGCAGGCAGATTCAAAATCTTGAAGAGGAGCTTGAAGTCGAGCTGTTCAAACGCACCAACCGCAAAGTTGAGCTGACCGATGAAGGGAAATATTTCCTTAAGGAAGCCAAGGAAATGCTGTCTATCATGGACCGCTCAAAGACAACCCTCCAAGCCATGGGCAACGGCACAGCAGGTAAGTTGAAAGTAAGCTTTATCTATCTGGCCTTGTCATCGGCATTCCCGGAAATTATGGGAGACTTCATCCATAATTACCCTGAAATAGATGTCGTTCTTCATGACGAGAATACTTACGTTCAAGTCAATGCTGTAAAAGAAGGAACAAGACATGTTGGCTTTGTGACCATGAAACTGGTTGACCTGCATGGACTCGCCAGTATGACCGTGCACAAATGCGAATCATGTGCGGCTATCCCGGCAAGCCACCCTCTGGCGCAAAAAGAGGTGCTGACCCTGAAAGACCTTTCAGAACTGCCTTACATCTGCAGCACCGACTCATACTGCCGCATGCGGGTAAAAGAGATGCAGAGGATATTTGGAGAGCGGGATCTTGAATTAAAAATAGGCATGCAATACGAACGTAAACATACCGGAAACGTCTTCGTAGCCGCCGGATTAGGCTGGACAGTGATCAACAGCGACTCGGCCGGGACCATCCCCGATGGAATAGCTCTCAAACCTTTGGAGATAGAACTGCACCCCTTTGAGATCGGCATGATCTGGAATCCGGAACGAATTACCCCGCTGGTCCGGAATTTCATTGAATTTTATAAAGGGCGGATTGGGGAGTAG
- a CDS encoding ABC transporter substrate-binding protein, translating into MKRILTLLVLTICFAAISAQAADVTVITEIAPPLSFEENGKLTGASTELVEEIMRRTGKVYPIEVQPWARGYHLAQTDPNVALFSTTRTEARENMFKWVGPLAVTQWVFWAKAGSGISISSLDDAKKVESIATYKDDAKEQLLKDKGFTNLDSSANLATNLKKLMAGRNALWIAGYKEGQLVAKENGFDPSKLEKVFVVKEVKLYVAFSKSTPDSIVNEWQKAFDSMEADGFVKKVNEKWANR; encoded by the coding sequence GTGAAAAGGATTCTTACCCTACTGGTATTGACCATTTGCTTTGCTGCAATATCTGCTCAAGCCGCTGATGTCACTGTCATCACTGAAATAGCTCCGCCGCTGAGCTTCGAAGAAAACGGAAAACTTACCGGAGCCTCCACCGAACTGGTCGAAGAAATAATGCGCCGCACCGGAAAAGTGTATCCTATTGAAGTTCAGCCGTGGGCCCGCGGATACCACTTGGCCCAAACCGACCCAAATGTCGCCCTTTTTTCCACTACCCGGACTGAAGCCCGCGAAAATATGTTCAAGTGGGTCGGTCCCCTTGCAGTTACACAATGGGTATTCTGGGCCAAGGCCGGATCAGGCATCAGTATCTCCAGCCTTGATGACGCTAAAAAAGTAGAGTCCATTGCCACTTACAAGGATGATGCAAAAGAACAGCTTCTCAAGGACAAGGGTTTTACCAACCTTGACAGTTCCGCCAATCTCGCCACCAACCTCAAAAAGCTAATGGCCGGTAGAAATGCCCTCTGGATTGCCGGATACAAGGAAGGACAACTCGTTGCTAAGGAAAACGGCTTCGACCCCTCAAAACTCGAGAAGGTATTTGTCGTTAAGGAAGTAAAACTCTATGTAGCTTTTTCCAAATCCACCCCTGACAGCATTGTAAACGAATGGCAGAAAGCATTCGATTCCATGGAGGCTGACGGATTCGTCAAGAAAGTTAATGAGAAGTGGGCTAACCGCTAA